GTCAGCTGTTCAGCTCTGTGGTTGGATCTGTTTACGTCACGAGACATTAGTGGGTCCTCGAGGATCcttaaaaaatctttttttatttaggatCTAAAAATGTCCAGAGTTTTAGGAGGAGAggcattaaattaaattaaagttatgTAAGATTTATGAAAGGACATGTGTCTCATTTGTTTCTCCTGTAGCCCGACTgatgatggatgttttttttattgatatcGATATTTGAGAGTTTGAAAAGTCCGATCCTGATATTGATCCCTTAGACGTGTTTTTAGAAAGTCAGCGGGACgtcagcgctctctggtggacaaactgtgTCATGGAGACATTATCAGCCGACACTTACAGCGATACCGATATATCAGATATATAAGTTAATATAAtactgacaataataataagcGCTTTAAATGGTTGAACTAGGATTTAAACATGTCAGGAGGCAAATAAAATCATACAATTAAACCAATATGGAGATAAAAtacaatgataataaaacagataaGACTCGTTGGAGATAAAACAGTGTGTAGTGTAAATAAAGAACATGTATACaaagatttagatttagaaaaACAGGAGGTGTTGACAACATGGTCGCCATCTtatcattaaaacaaactcaacatCTGGGAAACACTGTCCATCAGCTGCGTCCTCTAGTAATTACAACCAATTAAGatgtattaataatatttatgtaGAGGAAGGGGAACAAAGAACGCTCACAGACCGTTTAGATATCTGGTAAAGAGTCCTGAGGTTCCCGGTAACGATGATGAGCTGTTATTTCAGGTTCCTGTTGTCCTTTGTCACGTATACATAACTGAAGTGTATGTTTTCATGAAGTTAAAGAAACGCTGCTAAACCTCGACTCTGTCTGGTGAAGATGACCTGAAGTTTGCGGTCAATCAGCTGCGTTAACTGAGCAGAGAGACACTTTGGGTTGTGTTCGGCTGGTTTGTCCAAACAGACTCAGTGAGTTAAACACGCAGGCAGTGAACCGTAAACTATGATTGAATATAGTGAATGTTTATATTGAAACACCCGGTACATTTTCAGCTCCCGTCCGTCACGCAGGACTAATCCACCGAGTGTCCGGAAGGAGTCTGCTTTCAGGTGATGCTGTGCAGGACCGCTGGGAGTCGGGACGCCGCCTGAACGCTGCGGACGTTTGTTGACCTTAAAAAGCAGCCCGGCGGTCTGAGGGGGTCTGATGGGTTTTGAATAGAGAAGTTGAACGAGTGGATGTTTGATAAAGTGACGTTGACAAAAGAATGAATGGAAGTGAAGCGGTTGGCCTTTCTCTGGGCGTCAGGATGTTCTTTGGTAATTACAACAGATGGAGATCCCCGCTGTGTTCTTGACAGTATCAAACAGCTGAGTGCTCCTCTAATATTTCCTCTGAAGGAAAGCAGacggctctgctctgctggatgGACCCGCGGCGGCTTCATGAGTGCGTCCGTCCGCTCTGCGTGGACCTGGACAGAGTGGACGGATGGAAACGTTCCAGTTTCCTAAAGAGAAAGACTAGACTCTCAGGAGAAGGAACCGGTTCAGAGTTAAAggactgtgggggggggggggggtaaagtgCAGTATAGCTGGATAAGTTagtagtggtggaaagtaattaagtatatgtttgaggtacttgtgtttccattttgtgctactttctacttcacTTATTGAACTTTGTGTCACGTCTCTGAGTTGTTATCAGGAGACATTTCACCTCCACAGGATTTCATTTAGTTAACTATGCAAATGATTACAAAAAGATGAGAGaactgtgtttcttcttctgtcctctcccaGTAATCATCTCATACACAGTAATATACCAGTCAGAGGAGACGATTCCTTTTGAGTAAAGtgcattttgttgataatactttaGTACATGTTTTAGattatatttgttatatatttatttatttatttatatctcaGAAACTGTTTTGGTCAAAGAAATGTTATTGTAAACAAAGTTAAAAGTCCCttcagataaacagagagatcAACTCAGACCCAGTTTGGTGTTGATAGATGAGGTGTTTTGTCAGAGCTTAGACCAGTAAGTTGGTTACATACTTGTTCATCACagatatatttgtatttatatttataaatctGTGTGAGGACATTTAGAAACCTTCCTCTCCGttacagagtttattttctcgctgtaaaatgttttatgtccAGCGACTGGCCTCAAACGTCAGTCGGTCTCCAGCTGTAGTctgatgtttctctgtgtttcacttcAATCAGCTGTGAAGAGAAGTCAAGGACCTGCAGCGGCTTCGACCGGCCCCAGACGAGCTGCCGCCAAACAGGCCACGCCCACCAGGACGTCGACCAGCCCCAGACGAGCTGCCGCCAAACAGGCCCCGCCCACCAGGACTTCCTCACCCGAGGAGGCGGAGCTCAGCGAGGAGGAAATGccgaagaagaggagaaggaagatgAGCGAAAAAGAAGAAGCTCAGTCTAAAACAGTTGAGTGCAGTTGTTAGCGAGTAGTCAGCGGCTGTTATCATGATTTGACTGTTTTCCCTCCAGGAAGTAGCCACCACCTCTCACCTGTACAGGTACGGCCCGCTCAGTAACACGTCTCCGTACTGACaccctgttgtgttttgtcgACAGGATGCCCCTTCAGAGCGGCCCGCAGCTCGGCCGCAGACTGCATCCAACAGGTCTGAGGCCAGCAACGGGTCCGACAGCTTCACCATGGAGGTGGacgaagagggaggaggaggaggaggaggaggaggagagacatcTCCGGCTGACATCAACACCCCGACACGGACGCGTGGAACCAGCCGACCTGAGAGCGACGACCAGAAGTCGAAAAACGGACGTCAGATGACCAAACGAGCAGAGTCTGTCGGGTCTAACAGCGGCTCTGCGTCCGGCTCTGCGTCCGGCTCTGCGTCCGGATCCGCTCGGTCCAAAGCCGGCGTCAGAGCGCCGTGTCCGTACGGGAAGGACTGCTACAGGTACGTTACACCTGCACTAGCAGCAGCGCAGCTGCTtcacatcaaacaaagaaagtcagagCATGAAGGACTGGGGATGAATCTCAAGTCCCGCCAGAGGGCTTTTACTTTGATGTGGCTCGGTTTCCTacaaagatgagaggaagagcaCTCGAGCTGATGAACATGAAGAGAACTGGATCAGGTCCAAACGCTTCTGGCTGGAGAGGAGCGTCACAGCCGCAATGATTTACCTCTGAATCTGCCAAACTTTTAAAACCCAAACTGTCTTCACGtcgtctttgtctttgtgtgtgttttggaggttAGACAGACACATAAATCTTCCgtttttattcagtattttattgtttcagcCAACAGGTgaaactcaaaacacacaataagAAAACAGCAGTAGAAtaaagctgcagctgctgttacCTTCTCTGCCTGCAGGAGGCGCCGTGTCTTTTCCTACAGGCAGGTTGACAGTGTTTATCAACTGTTTAATGTGAGTTTGTCTAAAACACAACAGTCCGCCCCAGTCCGGCCCCAGTCCGGCCCCAGTCCGGCCCCAGTGGTTTAAACCACCACCGTTTGgtcctttttaaatgaaatgtactCAAAGAATCAGCTGGTTCGCAGACCCACTCCTTGGAAGAGCCATCCATGTCAACTATAGCGAGGACGGCTCTACGTTTGATGGATATTGAAGGCGGATGCTGCGGTCCAGACCGAAGGAGAGACTCACTGCTGGGAGAGACGATCTAAAAGTCGACCTTACAGAGAGTGAGCGGGAAAATGCTTGTTTAAAAGCACAAACGCAGACGATGGACTCAGCAGTATAATCCCAGTGCCATGATAGTGTCGGCGCTGTGCTGCGCTGTACGTGGGGATGCCATAAAGACATAGTCGACCTGGTCCTGTGGAGGTCAGAATCTATCCTGATCTCTTGATTAATATGAGTCTGCTTCAGGCCACGAGAGTGAGGCGACCTGGAGAAACGAACGTACGTGTCCAGAGGGAACTCACAAACATTCAAGGAAATATGGGACGCCTTTATGTAATTCCTGTGAAACAGATGACAGTACTATACATCTTATCAATATAtactattaaaacatttatttttcatttttatgtatttccatgccctttttaatcattattatattattattttaattatgtatggggttttttttctctccctctttttctttctcttcttctctgaatatttgttgtcgagggtggggggggggggggggggtttgtatGATGATGTTCCTTCGATGCCAAAAACCAataaacataatgtaaaaaacaaaacaaaaagagggagcAGCACCTCTGATCAcctccctgtttgttttttccaggaAGAACCCGGTCCACTTCCAGGAGTGCAGTCACCCCGGTGACACCGActacgaggaggaggaggaggaggaggaggaggagcgacCTGAGTGCCCTTATGGCACCGACTGCTACAGGTCAGACAGCAGTCCGATGAAAGGCAGTGATTGAAAGGAATGATGGGAAACCTGATGAAGCCAACGTTAATGGCAGAGATgtttactgacacacacacacacacacacacacacacacacacacacacacacacacacacacattacaggtGGTTCAATACGACTTTGCATTAAAACCGTAATTAACCCTGAACCACAACATCCTCTCTGAAGTCcagccctctctctccatcatcatcatcatcatcatcatctctctgtctgtaataaaaaaaacacctcagaaaagaaaaagaatcgatatcatttattacattaatgccgttttttttttccctcccaggAAAAATCCTCTTCACAGGAAagaatacaaacacaccaaGAGAGCAGGTACGCGTGTCTTCGTTTGTCTCGCTGGTTCTTCATGTTGATTGTAATGACATCAACACGAAGGACACAGGAAACGCAATCTGcgttaaatgtttttattcctttaagAGTTGTTAAATCAAAGAAATACGATACATCTTAATATCTAATACATTTCTCGATATACAAATTTAATAAAGCCTTTAGGAAGGTTATTAGTTCTTGAACATGATTTAATCACAGCCTCATTTTTCTTGTAAttgttgctttgtctttttttttctgctataACAAGCAAACATCATAGATTAATAATGCTCTGTTGTCAGACCTTCTCCTCAGAACATGAACGCACCACCAGGTGAAACATGGTGTGGTGATCACTGTGGAGCGTCAAGTCTCTGGCAttccctctcaaacacacacacactcagcagatcAGGATCTATAAACCCAATAGGACctattgattgttttgtcaccacccccccctgccccccccccccccccccccccccagagatgAGACGACCTTCTGACCCAAAAACACCCTCCAGCGTTTCATAAGACACCTCTTCAGTGTGTTCCAAACTGAATGCTGGGTttgttcatattattattattattattactgcgGCAGATTTAGTGAGATCTGCATTAAAAACCatgaagcagaagagagagaaccTCTGGCCGGCTGCACCGTCCTGCTTCATTCTTTTAATGAGTAAATAATGTGGGAAAGTGTTTCatctgcatcaaaatacactCAGCGACGGACATCATCGGACACATGGGCCGGATTTTCAAAAGGACGTCATTGAAACGTGAATCCTGGCGTGTTGAAGGATCACTTCTGTCAGAAATCATAACAATGTACTCGttgaagaacaaacagcagcagctcagctggtGATCACACGTCAACACCCCTGCACAGAATCATCTCAACTCAAAGGGCCACTTACGAGCTTTTTCATGGCGAGCTTTCAACCGGTTTGACCCCGAGTTGTAGTCAACAGAGACGCCTGTAGTCAGTGAACCTCTTATATTAGACTCTGCGCCGGttcatttataaatgtgttttgtgagaCCTGAACGTACGAGGCTGTTGGACAAAGTGTTCAAGATTAACCAGCCTGGCAGGTAGCTCCTCACATCTCCAAAACATCTTCAAACAGGCGttcttttatttcaataaatCGAGCACAAATCCTAAATCTAACTGCTACTCTGTCGCCAGATGCAGAATGATAATTATAACTTAAATCCTCCACCATCACCGTTGTTTGACgtgaaatgcatgctgggaaacgTGTCCACACACGTCAGCTGCGAGTGAATACTTCCTTCATTCAAAGTGTTCGCCGTCACAgattagcctgttagcatgctaatgtgctaATCATGCTGAGGGGACGTGAACGGTTCATGTGTGTGATATATCCAATAGTTCACACGCTGTAATTACTCTGCCAAATCTTTATTCTAACTTTCCACAAAAATGTCGCTGACGTTTGTGGAGACGTCGAGCTGCTGGGTGATGAAGAGTAAATGTCAAacttcctcttttgtctcttttaaagTCAAAGATGTACTGAAGTCCGAGCAGAACAAAGCCTTTGTGTTGTGTAAACTCATGTCTCTCTGTTGATGCTTCTGCAGCCTACGCCACGCGGACTGTCCTCAAAAAGCCCCCCGctaatgaagatgaagatgaggagttTGGGGACGACGACAGCTTCATTAACGACGACAGCGAGGACGCGGGCGACGACTCGGACTACGTCCCTCCCGACTCCGATGAAGACGGTAAGGAGGACATCGAAGGACTGCAGAGAGAAGCGAAGACCTTTCTGAGGAGGACGTAGACGCACAGAGAGACGCCACCTTAATGAGACTCACCTTCAGTCCAGAACACGCCGAGGACGACCTCAACAACCGTCCTTGACACCAGTTATTAGTTCCAGTCCTGAGCAGCCATGTTCAGTCCAGGTTGTGTCTTCTCTGCTGAACATCTGCACTTACCGAGACCCCAGACTAGAGCTCCCTCATGGTTCTCTGGAGTCACGTTATCTGAGACTCTTCACCCCCCCCGATGTTGAAGAGCAGCGTCCCTCTGGTGCCTTTGTGTTGTCGACATTTGTAGAAACTTTGGGAGCACTGAAAGCCATAAACGGAGGCTCCACCCAGCCTTCTTCACACCATGGACACATTGAGCGCTGAAACCAGGTGCTCTACGACACGTGGACGTGGATTAGGCTCCGGACCAGTTTGTGCAGTGAAGCCTTCGCTCCGGCAGCACCTCGGCGTCAGCTCCGCGGCCTCTCGTCTGTTTACTGACGACACGTTTAAAGATTTCTGAGTTCATTTGCTTCCGGCTGCCGACGTGCAGGTGTCGTCATGGCAACCCTGAATCACAACAATGGACTTCCAATAACTCCGGCTGATTCAGGAAAGGTGTTTTTGTATGACAGGCAGGTCtcgtgcagctttaaatgctAATTTGAATTAACAAAATGTCGCCTGCCTCTCTGAGGACGAGTCCAGCTTTATGCAGCAAGATGAGATGAGTTTCTTTCTGTTGgtgtaaatatgtgtaattTAGAGTTTTAGGAGTCGAcctcttgtcatttttactgtttttcttacATGTTTAGATACATCTGATGAAAACAAAGCTTCCTGTCTTGATTTCATGTTGTTGGCTTGTTatgaaacaagaaacaaaccaaactcaGTACAATTTTCAGAGTATTTTACAGGAAAAGCACAAACTTTCACgtttgtattttgattttgatttatttagatttttggGTTTCACATGGTCCCCCTGCACCCTCCATcaagctgcttcctgtttcctcttcctgtcctgcCGGCAGAAGTACTCACTCaggtaaaagtagtaataccacagtgtagaaatactctggTACGactaaaagtcctgcattcaaaatgttactcgCATAAAAGTAttcacatcaaaatatacttaaagtaccaaaagtaattgATGCATTggtgtgttcatcactttattgttgcagctggtggagctcattttaaaactttacaCACTGCCGGGTTGCTTAATGTAAAAGTCTAAGCACTATATATTGTCCTCATTATTTCCTTATGTACATGTACTATGGATAATGAGCCTTGGATACTCTCTGTGTACATCAGTACACAAGTTAATGAAACAGTTCACTTTGAGAAAGTCTCTCAGGACAAATCTTAAATTCACGAAGATGAATTTGGAAGATTAAAAAtgcctaaataaaaacaaatcaaacaaagaaataaagtgaatgtACATTGTTGAATGTATTTTCCTTTCGTGAAAAACTCTTGTAACACTGAAAAACTGTTCAgtcattaaagacaaaaagctgcattgatcatttattctttaaatttatAACATGTGACCGGTTATGACGTGAGACACAGTAGAATTAAAACATTGGATTGAttcatataaacatattttattatttatttctatcaTCACTGTTCAGattaaatagaaaaacactggttctgtgtgttcatgtcgtGTCACTCAGCAACGTCCAGACAACAATGTGACTTCCTGAAGAAGCGCCTTAGTTGAGTTATGCttcactgtgattggctcagctgCGACGCGATTGGCTGAGAGTGTATTTATGAACCACCACACGCTCAGATTTATTCTCCTCGTCTTTCAGCCCGTTTGCACACACACgaaccaaaacaacaagtgTGCTCGTGACCCCATATGTGACCTCCGTACACTCAGTGACTCTGTGGAAGTATCGTCCAGCAGCGGTTTGCATCTTCTAAGGTACTTCTGTGATAGCGCAGGTGTTTCCTGTCCGCCCGCGGTGAGAACATCTTTTTAAATCCAGTATTTCCACATACTGCGCCTCTTTGACGTGGTTCCGGACATTTAAGCTGCAGCAGATCCAGCGTGCTGTTTGAACTAACCTCTACCTCAGCCGAGTCCCATCCACATCCTCCGTCACTCGGAGGGAGGAGGTCCGTGCCTCCCCTTCATCCACCGACTTGGCGGCCACAAAAGTCACCAGCCTCAGCGGGAACTTGCCCGCCTTCTTCAGGCGCTTGTTGTTGTTTCGGACACTCATAAAGCAGAGCGTGTTGATGACCCCGTTGCTCATGGCGATGCACTCGATGATGTAGAAGGCCACCAGGGAGTTCCTGTCCCTGGATATGAGGGTGGGGTAAAAGTCCCGCAGCAGGGCGAAGCCGTAGTACGGCGCCCAGCACAGGACGTAGGCGACCAGCACCAGAACCAGCACCACCACCGTCCTCCGACGTCTCTGCAGCCTCTTTCGGATCTGCGCCGTCTGGAAACCTGGAACGTCCTTGAACCACAGCTCCCTGGCGATCTGGATGTAGCAGACAGCCATGACGGTCACTGGGCCAATGAACTCCAGAGcgaagatgaggaggaagtagGAGCGGTAGTAAGCCTGCTGGTCCACGGGCCAGATCTGAGCACAGAAGGTCTTGTAGGTGCGACCTTCCATGTGTGGGTATGTCATCTCAGAGGCCATGTAGGCAGAGGGGATGGAGATGAAGAGGGGGACGATCCAAACGGTCAGGATCACACAGTACGCCGTCTGGTGCTTCATACGAGGCCTCAGAGGGTAGAGGATGGCCATGTACCTGCAGACGGAGGGACAACAATGGGCTGAATGTGGATCACGTCTGTATCACACTCAGAAGGACGAAAACCACCTCTGTGGTCAGGTCTTCATGAGGAACTGCCTATTTACCTGCTCGTGCCGGTTTGTTTACATGGCTGTGGGTTGAGGTCATGTGTTCATACTAGAGCCACGAGTATTTTATTCTAAGAAAATTCAAGAAAACTGTAAAGTGCAAAGGCTGTTTTGAGGACGACTGTGAGTTTTCTTATAAGCTGGATTCCGACAGCAGCAAGTTTTCACAgtgaacaaaaagaaagtttatggaaacttctcaaactactACTGTAATTAATTTCTCTTGAGTCCAGCTGTCCGTCAGTCTGTTCCATACAGGAAGTAGCCAAATCTGTCAGTTGTCattgaattgattaattgtttggtctgaaaatggtcaaataaaTACTCGTATCATAATTTCCTACAGCACATGGTGACCTCttgaaatgacttgttttgtccaaaactcaaagatgtcCAGAAACAGATGAAAACCAGCTGAAAcgacaaacattttttttggcatttttgcttaaaaaacaagttaaacaaTTAAACGTTTATCAAACTTGCTGCTGACACGTTTTTGTTCATGAACTACTCAGTTATAGTGATTATTATAGTACAGTTCCACCTGTCTGAAGTCAGATCTGAATGTACCTTAAACACCGGTGGACGTGGTTTTTCGGAGGATGATGACATGCATGAAAGCTGATTCAGGGCTGTTACAACTTTTAGAAGAAGCATAAAGATCAACATTGGTTGCAAACTGCTGGTGCTATGGtgagcctgagtgtgtgtgtgtgtgtgtgtgtgtgtgtgtgtgtgtgctactggTCAGATTTGATGCATTTTACTGTATCCTTGATCCAGAGCTGAGAAggacacagtcagacacacctAACCCTATTCCTGGATATACAGAGATTAtccatctttcctctctgcagatGCTATTTATACATGACAGCGGATGTCAGCCATGATAAATGAAACATGGGGGGGCTGCTGGTCCCAAAGCACGAGCTACAGCCGATGATGGATTTGATTCAGAAACTGAGGGGAAGCCCAGAAGCAGCTTTTATTTGAGCAAAATGTAAATCATCTCCTGAGATCTGTTCTGAGATCTGTTTGATGTGGAGCGCCCAGTATATAAGCTGCTTCTCTACCTGTTACCAGGTTTAGAAATGTGTCGACAAACCTGACTGACACAGCtctgcatgctaatgttagcaggttagcatgcttttagttggcatgctaacatgttaacatgctgaacACTAACGTGTCATCAGGTGTTGGGATTAATATTAAAGTAAAGATGATGTTTAAAGGAATTTGGTGCTTGTGCTGCATTCACAAGAACAAGAAGCATTTAGGAGTGTTGACGCATTATTTCAAAGTTGACCTTATTGTTAGCCTTCTAGCGACACCACATAAATAGCCTAaattagcttctttttttttttaaactacagtgGTTGAGCAAGATTAGTCTGCACATCCTCGAGAAATAGGAGGTAGAAGAAGtgagctaacatgctaaccaGTCAGGAACATGTTAGCACTAATCAGTAGTAGTAGCCCTCCAAGCTAGAAAGCTATAGCTTAGTCGCTAACGGACCATAGCACAGTTTTTATTTAAGAAAGGTATTACATACAGGGACAGAACCATGCTTCAGTTCAGATTTATAGAGCTCCTCCAACCATAATGAAGTAGTCAGGTGATGCGTGTATCCGTGATCTAAATGTGTTCGTGGCTGTACGATGCGTTCGAGAGCTGTGGCAGGATACAAGAATTTGGCAACCAGTTCTAGATATGAAGTAGTTGGTGGAGATTGGATTGGCAGGAGCAGTGGTGAATAAACTATGTGGAGAAGAAGTTTGCCTCCACAGCTCACTGTTAAGGACGTATAAGACAAAACCTCCACATCTGCACCAAGT
The sequence above is a segment of the Enoplosus armatus isolate fEnoArm2 chromosome 2, fEnoArm2.hap1, whole genome shotgun sequence genome. Coding sequences within it:
- the aplf gene encoding aprataxin and PNK-like factor, whose product is MSRFDLVPVDGGDPIHLPLGETVLGRGPLLGVTDKRVSRLHGLLENLNGQLRLKPTHLNPCFVQSSLTDDPRPLQRNSWYLLRHGDLFSLLPGQFIYKVVAVGGEDLTPRNSQMFEEEEEEEGLPVSPKPDVEAPAPIGRDRGQTPPPAEESTPAAPSNQEEAENPGRSLKKGDFAQPPEEEEDQGDVTPSAARRRVLPAWMMAAVAAAPSSSSGLKVQSAVKRSQGPAAASTGPRRAAAKQAPPTRTSSPEEAELSEEEMPKKRRRKMSEKEEAQSKTDAPSERPAARPQTASNRSEASNGSDSFTMEVDEEGGGGGGGGGETSPADINTPTRTRGTSRPESDDQKSKNGRQMTKRAESVGSNSGSASGSASGSASGSARSKAGVRAPCPYGKDCYRKNPVHFQECSHPGDTDYEEEEEEEEEERPECPYGTDCYRKNPLHRKEYKHTKRAAYATRTVLKKPPANEDEDEEFGDDDSFINDDSEDAGDDSDYVPPDSDEDGKEDIEGLQREAKTFLRRT
- the LOC139302159 gene encoding prokineticin receptor 1-like; the encoded protein is MDDATNTSLAVTDYFLASDGQDYGIPLDEVPDTTRGQVFFVATIVIAVVLVGIMLVCGVGNCLFIASLARYKQLRNLTNLLIANLAVSDVLVAAVCCPFLLDYYVVKQLSWDHGLLLCASTNYLRTVSLYVSTNALLAIAVDRYMAILYPLRPRMKHQTAYCVILTVWIVPLFISIPSAYMASEMTYPHMEGRTYKTFCAQIWPVDQQAYYRSYFLLIFALEFIGPVTVMAVCYIQIARELWFKDVPGFQTAQIRKRLQRRRRTVVVLVLVLVAYVLCWAPYYGFALLRDFYPTLISRDRNSLVAFYIIECIAMSNGVINTLCFMSVRNNNKRLKKAGKFPLRLVTFVAAKSVDEGEARTSSLRVTEDVDGTRLR